In Methanoregula sp., a single window of DNA contains:
- a CDS encoding glycosyltransferase yields MTYPEVTAIIPVYNDRKSLEIAIPRSIEILGTITGNFEIIVAVDGSIDGSAEFVQTYTTRDMRVRLLHSDDRLGRGKALSRAIHDAKGAIVCYYDVDLATDIRHLPELIAAIRNGAAISTGSRLMPASDIVRTSGREIASRTYNFLVRLFLGSRVFDHQCGFKGFDRTHIIPLLPTIKSDHWFWDTEILVRVQRKGYRVAEFPVRWRAGKGTTVKLKDVFEMGSSILRLWWQIHVQKN; encoded by the coding sequence ATGACATATCCTGAAGTCACGGCAATCATTCCTGTGTACAATGACCGTAAGTCACTTGAGATTGCCATTCCGCGATCGATTGAGATACTAGGAACTATCACGGGCAATTTTGAGATTATCGTGGCGGTGGATGGTAGTATTGATGGGAGTGCAGAATTTGTCCAGACATATACAACACGGGACATGCGGGTGCGGCTTTTGCACAGTGATGATCGTCTCGGGAGAGGAAAAGCCCTCAGTCGGGCGATCCACGATGCCAAAGGAGCAATTGTCTGCTATTATGACGTCGATCTCGCCACGGACATACGCCATCTTCCCGAGCTGATAGCAGCTATCCGAAACGGGGCAGCAATCTCAACAGGATCCCGATTGATGCCTGCCAGCGATATTGTTCGTACGAGCGGGAGAGAGATTGCAAGCCGCACATACAATTTCCTTGTCCGGCTGTTTCTTGGCAGCAGGGTTTTTGATCACCAATGTGGGTTCAAGGGATTTGACAGAACTCACATCATTCCTCTCCTTCCGACAATCAAGTCGGACCACTGGTTCTGGGACACAGAGATCCTTGTCCGGGTCCAGCGCAAGGGCTACCGGGTTGCTGAATTCCCGGTACGCTGGCGGGCAGGCAAGGGAACAACAGTAAAACTAAAAGATGTGTTTGAGATGGGATCATCCATCCTGCGTCTCTGGTGGCAGATTCATGTACAAAAAAATTAG
- a CDS encoding NAD(P)/FAD-dependent oxidoreductase produces the protein MKIGIIGGGLTGLVAAHALSGEHEVDIFEKMPFLGGCLSSYPINDYWIERYYHHCFSTDTHLFTLIDELGLSEKLEWKTGTTGYYAKKKIYALNTPMEILLYPELSIVDKARLAYLTITAKNADLNALDDIPADQYIVEHLGENVYSSFFEPLLKSKFGDQRKDVSAAWLISRIAIRSNRGVSGEHLGYLKGGFHHLIDALGHSIERRGGKIRKQQPVSSIRHEKGYWTINDSRYDVVISTIPPQALAKAGGPTMQSIPYQGAACMTLAMDREVTQGIYWLNMKDAAPYGAVVTHTNFISREHYGEHIVYLASYFSGTVPEQLDRRMLDDFCNRFSIAPQEIHWHKMAIDPLAGPVYTTGYRSLIPAYEQKGLYLAGMFSQPNYPERSMEGSIRAGQDVAACINVRSAHDIS, from the coding sequence ATGAAGATCGGGATTATCGGGGGAGGGTTGACCGGGCTTGTCGCAGCTCATGCCCTATCGGGGGAACATGAGGTTGATATTTTTGAGAAAATGCCCTTCCTTGGGGGATGTCTCTCATCTTATCCCATCAACGATTACTGGATTGAACGCTATTATCACCATTGTTTTTCCACCGATACTCACCTTTTTACTCTTATTGATGAACTGGGGCTGTCGGAAAAACTCGAATGGAAGACCGGAACAACCGGTTATTATGCCAAGAAAAAAATCTATGCCCTCAATACACCCATGGAGATCCTGCTTTACCCTGAACTCTCCATAGTTGATAAAGCCCGACTGGCCTATCTTACAATAACGGCAAAAAATGCCGATCTCAATGCGTTGGATGACATACCGGCAGATCAATATATCGTTGAACATCTTGGAGAGAATGTCTATTCTTCGTTTTTTGAACCGCTCTTGAAAAGTAAATTCGGGGATCAGAGAAAAGATGTGTCTGCAGCATGGCTTATAAGCCGAATTGCCATTCGTTCAAACCGGGGTGTATCGGGAGAACATCTCGGTTATCTCAAAGGCGGTTTTCACCACCTGATCGATGCCCTTGGGCATTCCATTGAAAGAAGGGGCGGAAAAATCAGGAAACAACAACCGGTTTCATCGATTCGCCATGAAAAGGGATACTGGACTATCAATGACAGCCGTTACGATGTAGTAATCTCAACAATTCCACCACAGGCACTTGCGAAAGCAGGGGGGCCTACAATGCAATCGATACCTTACCAGGGAGCTGCCTGCATGACCCTTGCCATGGATCGGGAAGTGACACAGGGAATTTACTGGCTGAACATGAAGGATGCTGCACCCTATGGGGCTGTGGTTACTCATACAAACTTTATTTCCAGAGAGCATTATGGCGAGCATATTGTTTACCTGGCATCATACTTTTCCGGAACGGTTCCGGAACAACTCGACCGCCGTATGCTTGATGACTTCTGCAACCGCTTTTCCATTGCTCCACAAGAAATCCATTGGCATAAAATGGCGATTGATCCCTTAGCGGGCCCCGTCTATACAACCGGCTACCGCTCGTTAATCCCCGCATACGAACAGAAAGGACTCTATCTGGCAGGAATGTTTTCCCAGCCCAATTATCCCGAACGGAGTATGGAAGGATCAATCCGTGCCGGGCAGGATGTTGCAGCGTGCATAAACGTACGGAGTGCCCATGACATATCCTGA
- a CDS encoding tubulin/FtsZ family protein — protein sequence MRVFFIGFGQAGGKIVDMFIEQDKKLGTNSFRGIAVNTARTDLMGLKNIEMKDRILIGQTMVKGHGVGTDNVTGARVTADEIDSIISAIDMRGTHDVDAFVIVAGLGGGTGSGGSPVLARHLKRIYREPVYALGIIPAPEEGRLYSYNAARSLTTLVNEADNTFIFDNSAWKNEGESVKTAFNRLNNEVVRRFSVLFRAGEVSKMGVGEMVVDSSEIINTLRGGGITSVGYAISEVMSKTTKDKRGIFGGLKDKFGPKKEANEEALMGEDKSAKIISLVRRAMLGRLTLPCDYSTAERALVLIAGPPGEMDRKGIEKAKSWVEENIAGVEVRGGDYPVNSEYVAVVVMLATVGNAPRIKELLDIAKETKEDVIKSKEKKSNMFEEGIDPLFE from the coding sequence ATGCGTGTATTTTTCATAGGATTCGGCCAGGCGGGCGGTAAAATTGTTGATATGTTTATCGAGCAGGATAAGAAGCTCGGTACCAACAGTTTCAGAGGCATTGCCGTCAATACTGCGCGAACCGATCTGATGGGATTAAAAAATATCGAGATGAAGGACAGGATTCTCATTGGTCAGACTATGGTTAAAGGCCATGGAGTAGGTACCGACAACGTGACCGGCGCTCGTGTAACAGCCGATGAAATTGACAGCATTATCAGTGCGATTGATATGAGGGGCACTCATGATGTGGATGCATTTGTTATTGTCGCGGGTCTCGGAGGCGGTACGGGTTCAGGAGGATCACCGGTTCTTGCTCGCCATCTCAAACGAATCTATCGCGAACCCGTTTATGCACTGGGAATTATTCCGGCACCTGAAGAAGGACGACTCTATTCTTATAATGCGGCAAGGAGCCTGACCACACTTGTAAATGAGGCCGACAATACGTTTATTTTTGATAATAGTGCCTGGAAAAATGAAGGGGAAAGTGTAAAAACTGCGTTCAACCGGCTGAATAATGAGGTGGTCCGGCGTTTTAGCGTTCTTTTCCGTGCAGGAGAAGTGAGCAAGATGGGTGTTGGGGAGATGGTGGTCGATTCAAGTGAGATTATCAATACCCTTCGCGGCGGTGGGATCACTTCTGTCGGATATGCGATCAGCGAAGTTATGAGTAAGACCACGAAAGACAAACGTGGAATTTTTGGGGGACTTAAAGACAAGTTCGGTCCAAAGAAAGAGGCAAATGAGGAAGCCCTGATGGGGGAGGACAAGTCTGCAAAAATTATCTCCCTCGTGCGCCGGGCCATGCTGGGAAGACTTACCCTCCCCTGCGATTACTCCACTGCAGAACGTGCACTGGTTCTCATTGCCGGACCTCCGGGCGAGATGGACCGGAAAGGTATTGAAAAGGCAAAGAGCTGGGTTGAGGAAAATATTGCCGGTGTTGAAGTGCGTGGCGGGGACTACCCGGTAAACAGTGAATATGTTGCCGTAGTCGTGATGTTAGCCACGGTTGGTAATGCCCCGAGAATCAAAGAGCTTCTCGATATTGCAAAGGAAACAAAGGAAGATGTTATTAAGTCAAAGGAGAAAAAATCGAATATGTTTGAGGAAGGTATTGATCCGTTATTTGAGTGA